One Zingiber officinale cultivar Zhangliang chromosome 10B, Zo_v1.1, whole genome shotgun sequence genomic window, CATTAGCATTGGGTGATCGCAGGTACTGTCCTGCAAATACGTTAGCAACAACACGACAAAATCTTTTCATACTTTCTATGACAGTTGATTCTCCTATTTTGATGTACTCATTAGTAGCGTCTACTGATATGCCAATATTTGAAATGCAATTGTCATTTTTTGCAAACCTGACAAGCCAAGTTTTCCAACTTTGTCTCTTTTCTGCACAAAATAATATCATGATTACTAACCATATTAAAAATACGTATAAATAAATTTCTACCCATTCAGAATCTTCTTCGAAACATTGCAGCATTATATGTAGGATTTTCGGCAAAGTAATCATTGAATAGATTACGATCAGCAACTTCTCTATTACGATTGATCATTATGTGAATAGGAATAGATCCTCGATGTTTgcctttgttgctttcttcaCTCAAATGATTCAAAATGACTTGATTATTTTGACAAATCACTTGAGTGATAAGCCTTTTACATCAAATCTTTCATCATCTTCAGATCTTGAGGATGATAAATTTAACGTACCTTCAATATTAGGATTCATTTTTTGAGATGGAGAATGTAATTAATTGTTTTCAATTGTGGTATGTATTTATAATGTATAATGTATacaccattattattattattgcatgGTATcggacatcacaatgcacacaccattattattatttcaggagatgagacatcacaatgcacacacaaTATTATTACTTTTACAGACGAcgggacatcacaatgcacacaccattattattatttaagaAAATGACACATCATAATGCATACACAACATAATTATTTTTGTAGGCAACgagacatcacaatgcacacaacATGATTACTATTTCAGGAGATGGAGCATGACAATGCATACATAACACTATTATTTTTGTAGGCGAGAGACATCACAATACATACACCATTGTTTTTGCAAGCGACGAGACATCACAATGCATAcaccattattattatttcaggagatgggacatcacaatgcacacacaaTATTATTATGTTTACAGGCAACaggacatcacaatgcacacacaaaTCTTATACAATGCACATAGTTTTTCCTATATAATGACATACTAGACATGACCATTACacatattaattcaataatttccCATAAACTTTACTCTTGAAAAAAATGAGTTCGAATTCTCATTCATCATCCTACTCAGTTGAAGAAGATAAACACTTATGCTATGTTTATCTTCATATTTCTCAAAATCTAATTATAGGAATCAACCAAAAGAAGGATTAATTTTGGGCAAGAGTTGAGATGGAAGTATAATCTAgatccaaattttaaaaattcaaagcgACCAAGAAGATCATTACAAAAAAGAATGAATACTATCATTGTTGTTGTTTCCAAATTGAAGGGTTGCATATGACAAATTGAAGAATTGAATCCAAGTGGAACATTCTTCAAGGTATTGAGAAATTCAACTATGACAACGTCAAAACTGCATCTACAACAACTGCTTAAGCTGATTATTCTCAATCATATAATTTCGAGAAAGACTTTTATTCACCTTCATCTCCACGAGTCTCTTCGTTTAATCTTAACATGAGTGATTTGGATAGTGGTGATACTTCAACTATTATTCTCAATCATTATTTCTTTTGTAGACTACACCAATTTTGTAATCAATATCTAATTTagttattaatttttttcataattataTTGTTTTTTTACAAATAAATCGTGCTCAAATGTTATTAGTACGAGACCCTAATTACTCAAAGGACTTCAAATTTGGACATGTGTGGAACATTCTTCAAGGTATTGAGAAATTCAACTAACATCAAAACTGCATCTACAAGAGTGCAACGACAACAGCTTAAGCTGATTATTCTCAATCATATAATTTCGAGAAAGACTTTTATTCACCTTCATCTCCACGTGTCTCTTAGTTTAATCTTAACATCAGTGATTCAGATAATGGTGATACTTCAACTAAACGACCTACTAGGGTGAAGAAAGCAAAACTGAAGAGAAAGAATAAACAACAACTCACAAAAACGGTTTAATAGAATAATGAACTTGTTGCGACATTGGATCAAAGTACCAATGTTGCTATATTCAAGGaatagaataaaattttattcaaagaTTTGAATACCATCACTGATCCGATAATGAGTGAATTTTTTCGCGGTGAACAAGTCCAAATTATGCAAAAGAGGATTGAAAACTAAAAATCTCAATCAATTCCACATAAAGGAGAAGGATCTAAATTCAATTCATCTCAAGAAGAAAGACAAGGATCTCAAGATCCTTTGAATGACTTCGGTCAATTTCATGATTATTTCGGTGGTTTAGGAAGTGATTTTCTAGAATATTAAATATTGATTTGTTTAGTATTGTAATGTTATTATAGTTATTTTAAATGTATGTTTACTTTAGTATTTGTTGCATCTTTAAATTGCATGCTGAACTATATGttatgcattttatatttatgaattttaaaatattaaatgttTAATCGTGTATTTGTTATGAAATTACTAATATAATTTGTTATTTTATTACttctaagttaaattttaaataatttaaaaataaaataatgtacCAAAATCCATAcataatgaaataaaaaaatatgtaaCTTAAAAAcactaattttaaatttaaaatatttataatattaagtaatataacaaatattttaaatattacttatttaagttaataactaatataaatttataatatataaaatttacataataaattaaattaaattaaataatattaatttataatatttagaatcttttaaatataaatttaatattataatatattatattaaagaaagtagttttataaaaaataaagaaaaaaaatcagcAATTGCACCCCTGGTGCTGTACTGTTCACTTGCACCAAAATGGTGCAAGTTTAAGTGATACGGTTGGAGTACATTTGGTGTCCCTTTTACAACAAAATGGTATGAAAGGAATACGGTTGGAGTTACTCTTATGGTTGGAGATGTTCTAAGAATCTAGTTGGTAATTTCCACATACTAGGATACTTTGCAGTAAATAGTAGATTAACAAGAGAATTTCCtagatatttaattttacttCTAAATGTAGGATTGTAAATAAGCCGAGCGGAGCTGAGATTTGAGGTGTTCAAACTAATTTAATAAGGTAACCGAAcaaagccgagccgagcttaaaatgaaccaagcttttaaaatgatcgttcaagcttgacttgaattattttttatgagcttgggtttgtttgaagcttgacttgagtttggttcgtttaaatattatcgagctctcaattcaagcttggcttgaacttggttcgagcttgattcatttagatgttatcgaactcttaattcaaactgtttgattgtttagttgtttgattagtttgaacttgataattcaaacttgtttgtttattttatttagcatattgaaaaaaaaattatttaatgaatataattCGTAAACATTGTTTACGaaattattcatgaatattattgTTCACGAACATGAACGAGTTGGATATATATTtgttcatatttatttatttagtttaacgagttattcaaaattatttatttaattaatcttatatatattaaacgaagataaatataattttattaaaaaataataaatttattcccGAATGTTTTGTTTACCTAAAGGTCTATCTAAATGAATAGCAAAAATTAAATAGAAAACTAATCTGTCACAATAAATCTACAGAAAAAGCCATTATTTTGTCTACAGTTCTATCAGTTGACGAGACAGAGACAGAGACAGAGACAGAGACAGAGACTCATAGCACAGGTCATAGTGACATGAAAAAATGTGCGCATGGTTAAAATGGCATATGGGAGCAAATACTTGGAGCCAGATCTACTTCAAGTTCATGTTTCTAATTTGTAAGGCAACTCCATCTTCTTAGGGAGCAAGGTAAAATAAAGCCTACATGATATGATATTGCGATCATCGAGTTATTTTCGTTATAACTATTTGAAATCTTACCTCCCACTGGGATATGGCAATCCAACACAGTACtggaaaaaaaatagaacataAAAGAACACTAAACACTTCATTCAAATCCCAAAACAACGTTTTTTGCAAAGCTCTGAAACTCCATGAATGTGCCATTCTTACCATAACCAATCTACTGCTAAAACCAACATCGAGATTTTGCCATAATCATTCAATCAAACCTTCTTTTTTTTAACTTGTATCAAATATTACCTGCTGTGGGATTGCACGAACAGTCGTCTCTCTTTCTCCAACTCTCCATCCGATCTGCCATTCTCCGTCCCTTGTCGTCGCCCACACAGTTCGTTCACAAAACTCAGTTTTAGTCCATCTTTGTAAATCAATTGTTTTTATCCTTTTATTCATTTATTCCTTTCTCGAAGCTTCGAAACGGCTAGTTGGACTTCCTCACGCGTCTCCGTCCTCTGCAACGTTTACATTCTGTGTAAGATCGGCCGTCCGATTTCGATCGGAATCGGGACGGTCGATTCTGCCACCGTGGACGCGGAAAAGGACGGTTTTGCGTCCGGCCAGCTCCGTCCTGCCCGACAAACGCGGAAACTCGAAATTAACGGGAGAAGAAACGGAGGAAAAGTTGACCGGATCTACTACAACCGTTGGTACTTCATCAGATGGCCACAATTCATCGAACGGTGTCTCGTTAACGGCTCCAACGCGTCGCCCTCAGCCCTCTGCTTCCGAGAACTTTAAAGAtggaataaataatattaaatagagTTTCTCTGTCTTTAAATACCGCTCGCGCTGCTGCTTCTTCCCCGCAGTCCAAACCCTAACGCTTGTTCCCGATCTCGATCACGATCGCTTGCTTTCTCGAGCCATCTCTCGCATTCCTCCCCTCGATCGCTTTCCGGTGGAAATGGCATCTCGCTTCGCGTTGCTCGCGTTCGCCTTGGCGTCGCTCGCCGTGTCCGCCTCCGCCCAGGGCCCGACCGCCTCCCCCTCCAAGTCACCCTCCGTGGCCCCGGTGAAGCCTCCTGCTCCCTCGCCTCTCCTTCCGCCGCCCGCAGTTGCTCCAGTGAGGCCCCCGGCAGCAGCGCCCCTTTCCGCGCCGCCTGCACCTGTCCCCGCCGCTAAGTCGCCCTCTTTGTCCCCTCCCGCCCCGCCGACCTCCGATATTCCTGCGCCAGCGCCTAGGTCGTCGATCTCCGGCGTACCTGCTTCTGCTCCCACCGCCCCGCCTCCGGCTGGTAATGGCGCTGCTGATCTTTCCTTCAGTTGGATCGGCGCCTTCGCCGTTGCTGCCGTCGCCTTCGCGATGTAGGCGCTTGTGATTACACTGGCATTGACTCCGCGGATCATTTCTCTTTTTGTTTGTTAGGTTGACGTTTCATATTTACATTTGTTTCCGTTTTCTATCAACATGAGTTagtggattcttttatctatttacttGTTTTTTCTACCATGATCCATGAATcttcgattggagttgggatttTGGATCTTTTATTATCATAGACAATAAATAAAGTTtttgttaaataaaaaaaatatcgatCTGTATTAGAATTTACACGAAACATATTAATGAAATCTGGAAGAATCTCTACTGAATTAAGCTCATTctaaatttgtttttttaataataatttctaTTTCTTGTGAGTTTTTTTTCCAGCTCCTGTGCACTTTTTGATCAGCTTCTATGGTATGCcagaaataaaagggaaaaaacaTTCAATTTGGAAAATGACAGCTAAATTTAAACAGCTCTTTGTTGCAAGTATTCGAGCGACCACGTTAAAAAGGGTATTGAACGTATTTGAGGAAATGCTTGCCTGGGCCTGATCGCCTCTTTACATGATACggctttgaaaagaaaaattcctTAAACAAAAATTAATATTGATAATTACGAACACGGAATCAGAATCTGAGATAATTGGGAATCAAACTCTAAATACTTAGAGGTGTCCACAGCACCAATATTTTTCCAAAGTGGTGGCAAAAAGTGAATACGTTCACTCTCAGTGTCCCCGTCAATTCGTCTCAGGGTCAATACAGAGGAGGTAAGTCATAGGTTTTATCGAAATTCGAATCCCAGATCttatgatgacaacacctcatgcgctaactATTAGATTCATCCGAGAGAACATAATATTCCTCCAACGACACTTGAGAAAGTTTCTTAGCAATCACACCATCATCCGAGACAACACCTCATGTCCACAGCACCAATATTTTTCCAAAGTGGTGGCAAAAAGTGAATACGTTAACTCTCAGTGTCCCTGTTAATTCGTCTCAAGGTCAATACAGAGGAGGTAAGTCATAGGTTTTATCGAAATTCGAATCCCAGATCttatgatgacaacacctcatgcgctaactATTAGATTCATCCGAGAGAACACAATATTCCTCCAACGACACTTGAGAAAGTTTCTTAGCAATCGCACCATCATGCATTTAAAGAAAAGTTATGAATTACTTATAAATTAAGAgccattttattttattgtaatcTAAAATTTTCATTGCGTTTGTGTTGCACATGACAGAACATATGGGAGTGACAAATTGTTGTGATTAATATAATTTTGTTTAATGAAGTTTAAACATAATATAGATACTGGATTAACAGATAATTTAGATACATGACAGAACATATGGGAGTGACAAATTATTGTTTATTGAAACATCCCAAGTGGCGtcacaaaaataatttaattgttagCTTAGTTTTCCGATCatactcatttttttttttttttgcgaccTCGTATTTCAACTACTCTAAACCACTATAATTGAGGTTTTGGACAGTTGAACACTACTCTTTCAAGTGTATTTCTCCCATCTGCTCATATTACTGAACAGCAGCCAAATAGTCAACAATTCCCAGGTTTAAAGAACACAGATTTCAATGAATAATGTCGGTGTTATTGTGTCAACCAGGGATCAATAATTAGTCCTACAAATGTAAACGAATCTAAGAACACTTGTCCATCAGAGAACTTCCCTGAATCACGAACACTACGACTTTACAAATAACATATGAGAGAGGACTTAGCTCCCTTTTTTACACATGAAGAATTCAGTCCTTTTTGACGCCATTGTAGCTGCTAATTTCCTGCCCTTCCCCAGCACTGGAAGCGTCTAGGTGTCTTGGGCTTCCATGTCGACCGGAACATTGATGTCAAACCCAACAAGTAGATAAATCGTCAAAACAACTTTGATATAACACGGCAAGAGGACCAGAAGGCTACAGAAGCTGCTTTAACTAATGCTGGATTCTGATATATCCTGAAAGGATGAACAAATGAATGATCAAATTTATATAGAGGCATTAAGACCTCAGAGGTGGATGCAGTGCAATGTTTAATTAACCAGAGCAAGCTCCACTAAGATTGCAAAAAGAGACCAagctttatttatttaaaatgtttacAATAGACTACAAAGCATGAAGCTGCAATCCAAGTTAACTGAATAGCATGCAACCCTAATCTATTATAGTCTTGCTCCTCCCGTATGTTCTTGCAATACATCGTATGCAACTAACTTCATCTGACCCACATCTATTTCGGGCATCAATATCACTACATGAACTAGTAAATGTAGACTGAGATACAATCTATGACTAGCTTGATCAACTAGTAAATGTAGACCAAGAAACAATCCATGTGTAAATTATTTCATGAATTAGTAAATGCAGACTAAGAAACAATCTATGTCTAACTTATTACATGAACTAGTAAATGTAGACTAAAATCATGACTAGAAGATGAAAACACAAATAGCCAAAGCATTAGAGTTGTTGATAGAGATAGAGCATGCATACAATGATAGCTCTCAAACTTTTTGGAGCACATAATTGATTAACTTGACTTCAAATTAATACATCAACGAAGAGAGGATAAAAGAAGATTGGATTAAGACACAATGAGATTTTAGGAacaatttttccttttttccatTTTTTGAAGTAGCACGGTAGTAGACTGAAGGTAGCAACTCAAGGATGGGAAGGTCATGTGTGATTGTTGTGTACTGCTCTGACAGTATCATGAACTCAAGAAAATGTAGGTGGTGCTCATGTGTGCAGTGATGGCTTGTGTGGATGTGAGATTGAGGCGAAGTGACAAAGGAGCAGCATTAGCTTCGTGAGAGAGAATGGAGGTATCAAAGATCACCCTATTCTTGATGTCAGGCCTAGAGGCCATAGCTTAAACAATTGTGGTTGGTGCGACACATGGTAGGAAAGGAAGGAGATGGCGCCGATGAGGAACCACTGGCTTTGATTGAGGCTTTCACGGGGCATAGGCATTGTCAATAATGATCTTAGGCATGTCTGAAGGGATGAGGCTGAAGGTTACAAAGCACTGGGGATGGGTAAAATACTTGATCCTATGGACATCTGAATCGACCCAAAATTCCAGATTATTTTGACTTCCATTTGGTTTGCAAGTCAAAAATAATATGCATTTGGATCTTGGATCAGATATGATATCTAGTTCACACGTGCAATTAAGACAAGCCAACCAAATTTTAATATACATATAAAATTTAGCCAAAATTAAATTGCATGACCTGTTAGACATCCCAATCGCTAACTAATAGGATAAGtcactctatatatatatatatatatatatatatatatttggatctTGGATCAGATGTGATATCTAGTTCTCACTTGCAATTAAGACAAGCCAACCAAATTTTAATATACATATAAAATTTAGAAATCCCAATCGCTAACTAATAGGATAAGTCACTCtaagtgtgtgtgtatatatatatatatatatatatatatatatatatacaataaaagaataaatagtaATGAAAGAGTACCGACCAAGTTTTATCCTACTTAATAGTAATAAAAgagtatcattaaaaaaaaatgaattatttgattttattatCCATATTAGATGggtttatttgtaaattgaacatGTGAATATAATTTGAACCCATTAAAGTAATCTAATTTTTGTTTTATTGAGTTTCAGATTATTGGATGTGGATTTAACGTGTAGAACTCTTTAGCCCAATCTGTTATCATCGGGATGATAACTTCCTATATAAAGGAAAGATTCCCAAGGGTTTAGGGAATCTTGACAGAACTCTTGGTTCCCTATTGACCTAGAGATTTTTTCGGCGTCGTCATCTTTAAACCCCTTGAAGACCTTCCTCTTCTTTCCACTGTATCTTCTTCCACAAGGATTAAGTCGGTGACGCTTCGAGACAATGACATAACTCTTCAATCAGGTCCTTTATCATGGTTAtctatttattttcttatgtcaTGCTCATAATGAAACTAGATCtttcttgttcttattttccTATGTTCGAGTTCTTATccggtgtttagaattcatacgGCTTAGGTTTTTACAAGAACTAACATGTGGTATCAAACCTTTGTGTTTTATCGTTTTGATCGCTATTAGGTTAAGTTTTTCGTTGATTTGTTGTTTGTATGCTAGATCAAGTTTTCCTAGTATAACACACTTTTTGATCAGCGAAAATCATGTAAGAAAAAACTAGATTAGACTTGCATTtcaagtttttcatgtttacgtGAAAAACACGAAGAACGACGGAAACCACCGCTATTTAACCTAATTTTAGGTCAAAATCGTGATGGTTCAATCAATTGCCTTGGTCGGACAATCGATTGTCAAGCCAAAAATAGCAAACAGAACCATCAAGATAGATTGACTTAATCGATCAATTGGCCCTAATCAATTACGTTGGTTTGGGAATCAATTGGCTCAATGAAAATCGAATACGCAATTGATTTTAATCGATTACAAGTTCGATCATGGctgcctaatcgattggtgatTTTCGCCAACCAATtttcaccaatcgattgaacgTTTTAAAATTGAACACAGAAACGATTGgaatcgatcggttaatcgattaAAGCTATCCTAATCGATTGAGAATTTTTTCCAATCGATTAACAGCCTTAAGTTGCGACAGGATCAATCGATTAAAATTGTTTCTAATCGATTAGAATTGTTTCGAATCAATTAGAATTCTTTTCTATGTgaaacaatgaaaaaaaaaagtattaatttgtaTTAAACAATTGTAACAATTGTTTCATGTAAGAATGATTAATTAGTATTAAATAATGATTACATTATAGAatttaaaggaaattttagattcttttatatatatatatatatatatatatatatatatatatagtcgcaTACAATAGGTTTTCAAATCGATTGTGATAATCAATGGAGTAAAACCAATCGATTGTTATATGATATCAATAGATTGATAAATTAAGGTTGATTAAGTAATTATTGTTGGTTCTGTATAGGCCGACTCTAGGGGTGAATAACCTGCAATAAAAGGTGAGCACTTCTCTTGCTTTCAGAATTTAACAAGGAACACAcgttagtttaataaaaaataaaaaacataaaaagaaagtaagagatacaaagattttaacttgatttgcaaccgggaaggttgctaatccaagatagTGGAAGCTCACTAAATTTCTCCTTCGATGTAGatgaagaagtctcttacaagcATTGAAagtactaacaaactaaatagaaGGAGAATTGAAAG contains:
- the LOC122029617 gene encoding arabinogalactan protein 1-like encodes the protein MASRFALLAFALASLAVSASAQGPTASPSKSPSVAPVKPPAPSPLLPPPAVAPVRPPAAAPLSAPPAPVPAAKSPSLSPPAPPTSDIPAPAPRSSISGVPASAPTAPPPAGNGAADLSFSWIGAFAVAAVAFAM